The Micromonospora sediminicola genome contains a region encoding:
- a CDS encoding M28 family peptidase, which produces MRRSTPTTSLALALVATLTTASLAGTASAAPAPAPAPAPATAAALAAPDVSLANIQAHLTQFNSIASSNGGNRRAGSAGYAASVSYVKGKLQAAGYTVTEQNCTTCTYPGSNLIAEWPQGPTDQVVMFGAHLDSVSAGPGINDNGSGSATLLENALVLAAQNPTMTKRVRFAWWNGEEQGLQGSKHYVNQLSSTQRGYIKGYYNFDMVGSPNGGYFINRITSATAAPLKAYWDSFGIQPEENTEGQGRSDDYSFANAGIQTSGYAAGASYTKTAAQASKWGGTAGAAYDGCYHRSCDTTSNINTTVLNRSADGVAYAIWQLAVGGGTPTNDFSVAVSPTSGSVARGGSTTATVSTATTSGSAQTVALSASGAPSGVSVSFSPSSVTSGGSATMTVTASSSATTGTFTLTVTGTGSATRTASYTLTVTGGGGGCTGGQLIGNSSFESGSTPWTASSGVITNDSGQAARTGSYKAWLDGYGSSHTDTLSQSVTLPAGCASYTLAFWLHIDSAETTTSTAYDKLTVQVGSTTLATYSNLNKATGYTQRTFNLAAYAGQTVTLKWTGVEDSSLQTSFVLDDVTLQVG; this is translated from the coding sequence ATGAGACGCAGCACGCCGACCACGAGCCTCGCGCTCGCCCTCGTCGCCACCCTGACGACGGCGAGCCTGGCCGGCACCGCCTCCGCCGCTCCCGCGCCGGCCCCCGCCCCGGCGCCCGCCACCGCCGCCGCGCTCGCCGCGCCGGACGTCTCCCTGGCCAACATCCAGGCCCACCTCACCCAGTTCAACTCCATCGCCAGCAGCAACGGCGGCAACCGACGGGCCGGCTCGGCCGGCTACGCCGCGTCGGTCAGCTACGTCAAGGGCAAGCTCCAGGCGGCCGGTTACACGGTCACCGAGCAGAACTGCACCACCTGCACCTACCCGGGCAGCAACCTCATCGCCGAGTGGCCGCAGGGCCCGACCGACCAGGTCGTCATGTTCGGCGCCCACCTGGACAGCGTCTCCGCCGGCCCGGGCATCAACGACAACGGCTCCGGCTCGGCCACCCTGCTGGAGAACGCCCTGGTGCTCGCGGCGCAGAACCCCACCATGACCAAGCGGGTCCGGTTCGCCTGGTGGAACGGCGAGGAGCAGGGGCTGCAGGGCTCGAAGCACTACGTCAACCAGCTCAGCTCCACCCAGCGGGGCTACATCAAGGGCTACTACAACTTCGACATGGTCGGCTCGCCCAACGGCGGCTACTTCATCAACCGGATCACCTCGGCCACCGCGGCGCCGCTGAAGGCGTACTGGGACTCCTTCGGCATCCAGCCGGAGGAGAACACCGAGGGCCAGGGCCGCTCCGACGACTACTCGTTCGCCAACGCCGGCATCCAGACCTCCGGGTACGCGGCGGGCGCCAGCTACACCAAGACCGCGGCGCAGGCCAGCAAGTGGGGCGGCACCGCGGGCGCGGCGTACGACGGCTGCTACCACCGCTCCTGCGACACCACCAGCAACATCAACACGACCGTCCTCAACCGCAGCGCCGACGGCGTGGCGTACGCCATCTGGCAGCTCGCGGTCGGCGGCGGCACCCCGACCAACGACTTCTCCGTCGCGGTGAGCCCCACCTCCGGCAGCGTCGCCCGGGGCGGCTCCACCACCGCCACCGTCAGTACCGCCACCACCAGCGGCAGCGCGCAGACCGTGGCGCTGTCCGCCAGCGGCGCCCCGAGCGGCGTCTCGGTGAGCTTCAGCCCGTCCTCGGTCACCTCGGGCGGCTCCGCCACCATGACGGTCACCGCCTCGTCGTCGGCGACCACCGGCACGTTCACGCTCACCGTGACCGGCACCGGCTCGGCCACCCGCACCGCCAGCTACACGCTCACCGTGACCGGCGGGGGCGGCGGCTGCACCGGCGGACAGCTCATCGGCAACAGCAGCTTCGAGTCGGGCAGCACGCCGTGGACGGCCAGCTCGGGCGTGATCACCAACGACTCCGGCCAGGCGGCCCGGACCGGCTCCTACAAGGCGTGGCTGGACGGCTACGGCTCGTCGCACACCGACACGCTGAGCCAGTCGGTCACCCTGCCGGCCGGCTGCGCCAGTTACACGCTGGCCTTCTGGCTGCACATCGACTCGGCCGAGACGACCACCTCGACCGCGTACGACAAGCTGACCGTGCAGGTCGGCTCGACCACGCTGGCGACCTACTCGAACCTGAACAAGGCCACCGGCTACACCCAGCGCACCTTCAACCTCGCCGCGTACGCCGGTCAGACGGTCACGCTCAAGTGGACCGGTGTCGAGGACTCCTCGTTGCAGACCAGCTTCGTCCTGGACGACGTGACGCTCCAGGTCGGCTGA